Proteins co-encoded in one Setaria viridis chromosome 9, Setaria_viridis_v4.0, whole genome shotgun sequence genomic window:
- the LOC117837593 gene encoding uncharacterized protein yields MATGEEHVAAAVEQTPEKKEASVTELPAPSGWTKKLAPIRGGKFEVIFVSPTGEEIKSKRQLTQYLKAHPGGPASSEFDWGTSDTPRRSARLSEKVKATESPEGEKTPKRGRSSSKRGRKEKKEDADADAVDANETVDRGTLEGTDVEMKDAEEEKKEEAPSADVAEKTEGGEEKKDEAPGADAAEKTEQGAEGQEQTNNVAAPESENKSDVKPAESEVAPLAPVVEEEKKEEKTENSLVAEPAVPPAAEPVVLLAASSEGEKKEDGGVTEPAALPVADTKADAPPAEAAKEAENLGQANAAPQEPSAANCDNKGQIQPGASAVRCT; encoded by the exons ATGGCGACCGGCGAGGAgcacgtggcggcggcggttgagcagacgccggagaagaaggaggCCAGCGTGACCGAGCTCCCCGCGCCCTCCGGCTGGACGAAGAAG CTTGCCCCAATTAGAGGGGGAAAGTTTGAGGTTATTTTTGTGTCCCCAACTGGCGAGGAGATCAAGAGCAAGAGACAGCTGACCCAGTACCTGAAAGCTCATCCTGGAGGCCCTGCATCATCCGAGTTTGATTGGGGAACCA GTGATACTCCCAGACGGTCAGCACGCTTAAGTGAGAAGGTCAAGGCAACAGAGAGCCCAGAAGGTGAGAAGACCCCTAAACGCGGAAGATCAAGCTCTAAGAGGGGcagaaaggagaaaaaagaagatgcagatgcagatgcagtCGATGCCAATGAAACTGTAGACCGTGGCACTTTGGAAGGCACTGATGTGGAGATGAAGGATGctgaagaagagaagaaagaggaggccCCCAGTGCAGATGTTGCAGAGAAGACCGAAGGAGGTGAAGAGAAGAAAGATGAGGCCCCTGGTGCAGATGCTGCAGAGAAGACTGAACAAGGCGCCGAAGGCCAAGAGCAGACTAATAATGTCGCTGCCCCAGAATCAGAAAATAAATCAGATGTGAAACCAGCTGAATCTGAAGTAGCTCCACTAGCACCTGTAGtagaggaagagaagaaagaggagaaaACTGAGAACAGCCTGGTAGCTGAACCCGCAGTGCCCCCAGCAGCTGAACCCGTGGTGCTCCTGGCAGCATCTTCagagggagagaagaaagaggatgGTGGCGTGACCGAACCTGCTGCGCTGCCTGTGGCCGATACGAAGGCAGATGCTCCTCCAGCAGAGGCAGCAAAGGAGGCTGAGAATCTGGGGCAGGCGAACGCCGCCCCCCAAGAACCATCGGCAGCGAACTGCGACAACAAGGGTCAGATCCAACCGGGCGCCTCCGCTGTGAGGTGCACATAA
- the LOC117837592 gene encoding uncharacterized protein — MGGLRSRILRTLQSFPNAAAQSNVLLALPPGAGPSPEPPVTPCGHRQEPAPQEEVPADEAVDARELPGCGADDDGDKENVSPGVNPRKAKKMKLSSDHQDESATCYRRPDLASATLFDPDLLAAFRLAVDTYAQALEVSKRRDDDDDHGDGVPVGGDGGGGGGGGGAGVADPLEAFERRCPPGGERAVVLYTTSLRGVRKTFEDCARVRRLLDGLRVAFLERDVSMHAPYREELRALLCGQDGGGGDPHPAFPVPPRLFVDGRYLGGADEVVALHERSQLRPVLRRAPRRGAGEGPCAVCGGAWFVVCGGCSGSHWLHDAGGATVTPAGRVACSACNENGLVPCPLCS; from the coding sequence ATGGGAGGGCTCAGATCGAGGATCCTCAGGACCTTGCAGTCGTTCCCCAACGCCGCCGCGCAGTCCAACGTCCTCCTTGCGCTCCCTCCCGGTGCTGGCCcctcgccggagccgccggtGACGCCGTGCGGCCACCGCCAAGAACCGGCGCCGCAGGAGGAGGTGCCGGCTGATGAAGCGGTGGATGCGCGCGAGCTGCCCGGCTGCGGTGCCGATGACGATGGCGACAAGGAGAACGTCTCGCCGGGGGTCAACCCGCGCAAGGCCAAGAAGATGAAGCTCAGCTCGGACCACCAAGACGAAAGCGCCACCTGCTACCGCCGGCCGGACCTCGCCTCGGCGACGCTATTCGACCCGGACCTGCTCGCCGCCTTCCGCCTCGCTGTCGACACCTACGCGCAGGCCCTCGAGGTGTCCAAgcgccgcgacgacgacgacgaccacggcgacggcgtgccggtcggcggcgatggaggaggaggaggagggggaggaggagcaggagtcGCGGACCCCCTGGAGGCGTTCGAGCGGCGGTGCCCTccgggcggcgagcgcgcggtgGTGCTCTACACCACGTCGCTCCGCGGCGTGCGCAAGACGTTCGAGGACtgcgcgcgcgtgcgccgccTGCTCGACGGCCTCCGCGTCGCCTTCCTGGAGCGCGACGTCTCCATGCACGCGCCCTACCGGGAGGAGCTCCGGGCGCTGCTGTGcgggcaggacggcggcggcggcgacccgcaCCCCGCattccccgtgccgccgcggcTGTTCGTGGACGGGCGGTacctcggcggcgccgacgaggtggTGGCGCTGCACGAGCGGTCCCAGCTCCGGCCCGTGCTCCGGCGCGCgccacggcgcggcgcgggggaagGCCCGTGCGCGGTGTGCGGCGGCGCCTGGTTCGTGGTGTGCGGCGGGTGCAGCGGTAGTCATTGGCTCCatgacgccggcggcgccaccgtcacccccgccggccgcgTGGCTTGCTCTGCGTGCAACGAGAACGGCCTCGTGCCCTGCCCTCTCTGCAGCTAG